A section of the Clostridia bacterium genome encodes:
- a CDS encoding DUF554 domain-containing protein: protein MTGTIVNAAAIIAGGLIGVTFKKGISENMRSTLTHGLALAIALVGLQMALETRNPLIVVVSIALGAVVGELMNIEGWLNRMAQQVETKIAASDGNLARAFVSASLVFCVGAMAIMGSIEDGLTGYPKILYAKSLMDAIVAVVFASTMGVGVVFSAAPVFVYQGSITLAAKLIGNFLSPAAITELTATGGLLIVGIALNLLGITKVRLGNLLPAVIFAALLASLWK, encoded by the coding sequence ATGACCGGTACTATAGTAAACGCCGCTGCTATCATAGCTGGAGGGTTAATCGGAGTAACCTTTAAAAAAGGAATCTCTGAAAACATGCGCAGCACCTTAACCCACGGATTGGCCCTGGCTATTGCTCTAGTAGGGCTACAAATGGCGCTGGAAACTAGGAATCCGCTGATTGTAGTAGTCAGCATCGCTTTGGGGGCTGTAGTCGGCGAGCTAATGAACATAGAGGGCTGGCTCAACCGAATGGCCCAACAAGTTGAAACCAAGATCGCTGCATCTGACGGGAACTTGGCCCGAGCATTTGTAAGCGCTAGCTTAGTTTTTTGTGTAGGCGCCATGGCTATTATGGGCTCAATAGAGGACGGTTTAACTGGATATCCTAAGATCCTCTATGCGAAATCACTGATGGATGCCATCGTCGCTGTAGTTTTCGCTTCCACTATGGGAGTCGGTGTGGTGTTTTCTGCGGCTCCAGTCTTTGTCTATCAAGGCAGCATCACCTTGGCCGCCAAGTTAATCGGAAACTTTCTAAGCCCAGCTGCTATAACCGAATTGACCGCCACCGGGGGATTGTTAATTGTAGGCATTGCTCTTAATCTGTTGGGCATTACCAAAGTGCGATTGGGGAACCTCCTTCCAGCAGTAATATTTGCTGCTTTACTGGCAAGCTTATGGAAATAG
- a CDS encoding ABC transporter ATP-binding protein, whose translation MLEVKNLSVRVGGRTILHDVNLEIAPGEVHVLFGPNGSGKSTLLSTIMGFSGYEVVQGQIIFNGQDITFLPVDQRSQLGIGLLFQRPPTVRGVTTRQIVQIAGKGQADVEGLAHSLKLEDFLDRDVNHGFSGGEIKRSELLQLLAQDPSLVLLDEPESGVDIENIALIGNAIAGLLERRPELSSGKTPREARRQRRKSGLVITHTGYILDYITADVGHVMYDGHLSCSGNPRELLNCIQSVGYEECVRCIV comes from the coding sequence ATGCTTGAGGTTAAAAACCTTTCTGTGCGAGTAGGAGGGCGCACTATTCTCCACGATGTCAACCTAGAAATAGCCCCAGGGGAGGTCCATGTGCTCTTTGGGCCCAATGGTTCGGGCAAGTCCACATTACTGTCCACTATCATGGGCTTTTCCGGGTACGAGGTGGTACAAGGTCAGATTATCTTTAATGGACAGGATATTACTTTCTTGCCAGTGGATCAGCGATCCCAACTGGGGATTGGCCTTCTCTTTCAGCGTCCTCCTACGGTCCGAGGCGTAACCACCCGCCAAATTGTGCAGATCGCCGGTAAGGGCCAGGCGGATGTAGAAGGTCTTGCCCATAGCTTAAAACTTGAAGATTTTCTGGACCGTGACGTCAACCATGGTTTTTCTGGAGGGGAAATTAAACGATCTGAGCTACTGCAACTGTTGGCACAAGATCCTTCCTTAGTTTTACTTGACGAACCTGAATCAGGTGTGGATATTGAGAACATTGCTCTCATTGGTAATGCCATTGCGGGGCTCCTGGAGCGCCGTCCGGAGTTGTCGAGTGGCAAAACTCCCCGCGAAGCTCGGCGCCAGCGGCGCAAATCCGGCCTAGTTATCACCCATACGGGATACATTCTCGATTATATAACCGCGGATGTGGGTCACGTGATGTATGACGGCCACTTATCTTGTAGCGGCAATCCTAGAGAGCTGTTAAATTGCATTCAAAGTGTCGGCTACGAAGAGTGCGTTAGATGCATAGTATAA